The following proteins are co-located in the Camelina sativa cultivar DH55 chromosome 12, Cs, whole genome shotgun sequence genome:
- the LOC104731113 gene encoding protein SGT1 homolog A isoform X1 has translation MAKELADKAKEAFIDDEFDVAVDLYSKAIDLDPNCADFFADRAQSYIKLLSFTEAVADANKAIELDPSLTKAYLRKGTACMKLEEYRTAKTALEKGASIAPSDSKFKKLIDECDLRITEEEKDLVQPVPSTLPLSSTAPSVSELDLTPAPAAPAKPKYMHEYYQKPEEVVVTVFAKGIPKQNVNIDFGEQILSVVIDVPGEEAYYLQPRLFGKIIPDKCKYEVLSTKIEIRLAKADIITWPSLEHGKGPVVLPKPNVSSEVSQRLAYPSSKKVKDWDKLEAEVKKQEKDEKLEGDAALNKFFRDIYSNADEDMRRAMSKSFVESNGTVLSTNWQEVGTKKIESTPPDGMELKKWEI, from the exons ATGGCTAAGGAGCTTGCTGATAAGGCTAAAGAGGCTTTCATAGACGATGAGTTCGATGTTGCTGTTGACTTGTACTCCAAAGCCATTGACTTGGATCCCAATTGTGCTGATTTCTTCGCTGATCGTGCTCAGTCCTATATCAAACTCCTAAGCTTCACTG AGGCCGTGGCAGATGCTAACAAAGCAATTGAGTTGGATCCTTCATTGACCAAAGCTTACTTAAGAAAAGG aACTGCTTGTATGAAACTTGAAGAGTATCGGACTGCGAAAACAGCTCTTGAAAAGGGTGCTTCCATCGCACCGAGTGACTCCAAATTTAAGAAGTTGATAGATGAATGCGATCTGCGAATCACAG aagaagagaaagatttggTTCAACCGGTGCCATCAACTTTGCCTTTGAGTTCGACAGCACCATCAGTATCAGAACTTGATCTTACCCCTGCGCCTGCAGCACCAGCCAAACCAAAGTacat GCACGAGTACTACCAAAAGCCAGAAGAAGTTGTGGTAACTGTTTTTGCAAAAGGGATACCCAAGCAAAATGTTAACATCGACTTTGGTGAACAAATT CTGAGTGTTGTGATTGATGTCCCTGGAGAGGAGGCGTATTATCTCCAACCGAGACTGTTTGGAAAG ATAATACCAGATAAGTGCAAGTATGAAGTATTGTCAACCAAAATTGAGATCCGTCTTGCAAAAGCTGATATAATCACATGGCCCTCCCTCGAACACGGCAAAGGGCCAGTGGTTTTGCCAAAGCCTAATGTCTCATCAg AGGTTTCACAGAGACTAGCTTATCCTTCTTCTAAGAAAGTTAAGGACTGGGACAAGCTGGAAGCTGAAGTGAAGAAACAG GAAAAGGATGAGAAGCTTGAAGGAGACGCAGCTTTGAACAAATTCTTCCGTGATATATACTCGAATGCGGATGAGGATATGAGGCGAGCGATGAGCAAATCATTT GTGGAATCGAATGGGACAGTTCTGTCAACAAACTGGCAAGAGGTTGGGACTAAGAAAATCGAGAGCACTCCTCCGGACGGCATGGAGCTCAAGAAATGGGAGATCTGA
- the LOC104731113 gene encoding protein SGT1 homolog A isoform X3 yields the protein MAKELADKAKEAFIDDEFDVAVDLYSKAIDLDPNCADFFADRAQSYIKLLSFTEAVADANKAIELDPSLTKAYLRKGTACMKLEEYRTAKTALEKGASIAPSDSKFKKLIDECDLRITEEEKDLVQPVPSTLPLSSTAPSVSELDLTPAPAAPAKPKHEYYQKPEEVVVTVFAKGIPKQNVNIDFGEQILSVVIDVPGEEAYYLQPRLFGKIIPDKCKYEVLSTKIEIRLAKADIITWPSLEHGKGPVVLPKPNVSSEVSQRLAYPSSKKVKDWDKLEAEVKKQEKDEKLEGDAALNKFFRDIYSNADEDMRRAMSKSFVESNGTVLSTNWQEVGTKKIESTPPDGMELKKWEI from the exons ATGGCTAAGGAGCTTGCTGATAAGGCTAAAGAGGCTTTCATAGACGATGAGTTCGATGTTGCTGTTGACTTGTACTCCAAAGCCATTGACTTGGATCCCAATTGTGCTGATTTCTTCGCTGATCGTGCTCAGTCCTATATCAAACTCCTAAGCTTCACTG AGGCCGTGGCAGATGCTAACAAAGCAATTGAGTTGGATCCTTCATTGACCAAAGCTTACTTAAGAAAAGG aACTGCTTGTATGAAACTTGAAGAGTATCGGACTGCGAAAACAGCTCTTGAAAAGGGTGCTTCCATCGCACCGAGTGACTCCAAATTTAAGAAGTTGATAGATGAATGCGATCTGCGAATCACAG aagaagagaaagatttggTTCAACCGGTGCCATCAACTTTGCCTTTGAGTTCGACAGCACCATCAGTATCAGAACTTGATCTTACCCCTGCGCCTGCAGCACCAGCCAAACCAAA GCACGAGTACTACCAAAAGCCAGAAGAAGTTGTGGTAACTGTTTTTGCAAAAGGGATACCCAAGCAAAATGTTAACATCGACTTTGGTGAACAAATT CTGAGTGTTGTGATTGATGTCCCTGGAGAGGAGGCGTATTATCTCCAACCGAGACTGTTTGGAAAG ATAATACCAGATAAGTGCAAGTATGAAGTATTGTCAACCAAAATTGAGATCCGTCTTGCAAAAGCTGATATAATCACATGGCCCTCCCTCGAACACGGCAAAGGGCCAGTGGTTTTGCCAAAGCCTAATGTCTCATCAg AGGTTTCACAGAGACTAGCTTATCCTTCTTCTAAGAAAGTTAAGGACTGGGACAAGCTGGAAGCTGAAGTGAAGAAACAG GAAAAGGATGAGAAGCTTGAAGGAGACGCAGCTTTGAACAAATTCTTCCGTGATATATACTCGAATGCGGATGAGGATATGAGGCGAGCGATGAGCAAATCATTT GTGGAATCGAATGGGACAGTTCTGTCAACAAACTGGCAAGAGGTTGGGACTAAGAAAATCGAGAGCACTCCTCCGGACGGCATGGAGCTCAAGAAATGGGAGATCTGA
- the LOC104731113 gene encoding protein SGT1 homolog A isoform X2: MAKELADKAKEAFIDDEFDVAVDLYSKAIDLDPNCADFFADRAQSYIKLLSFTEAVADANKAIELDPSLTKAYLRKGTACMKLEEYRTAKTALEKGASIAPSDSKFKKLIDECDLRITEEEKDLVQPVPSTLPLSSTAPSVSELDLTPAPAAPAKPKYMHEYYQKPEEVVVTVFAKGIPKQNVNIDFGEQILSVVIDVPGEEAYYLQPRLFGKIIPDKCKYEVLSTKIEIRLAKADIITWPSLEHGKGPVVLPKPNVSSEVSQRLAYPSSKKVKDWDKLEAEVKKQEKDEKLEGDAALNKFFRDIYSNADEDMRRAMSKSFVESNGTVLSTNWQEVGTKKIESTPPDGMELKKWEI, encoded by the exons ATGGCTAAGGAGCTTGCTGATAAGGCTAAAGAGGCTTTCATAGACGATGAGTTCGATGTTGCTGTTGACTTGTACTCCAAAGCCATTGACTTGGATCCCAATTGTGCTGATTTCTTCGCTGATCGTGCTCAGTCCTATATCAAACTCCTAAGCTTCACTG AGGCCGTGGCAGATGCTAACAAAGCAATTGAGTTGGATCCTTCATTGACCAAAGCTTACTTAAGAAAAGG aACTGCTTGTATGAAACTTGAAGAGTATCGGACTGCGAAAACAGCTCTTGAAAAGGGTGCTTCCATCGCACCGAGTGACTCCAAATTTAAGAAGTTGATAGATGAATGCGATCTGCGAATCACAG aagaagagaaagatttggTTCAACCGGTGCCATCAACTTTGCCTTTGAGTTCGACAGCACCATCAGTATCAGAACTTGATCTTACCCCTGCGCCTGCAGCACCAGCCAAACCAAAGTacat GCACGAGTACTACCAAAAGCCAGAAGAAGTTGTGGTAACTGTTTTTGCAAAAGGGATACCCAAGCAAAATGTTAACATCGACTTTGGTGAACAAATT CTGAGTGTTGTGATTGATGTCCCTGGAGAGGAGGCGTATTATCTCCAACCGAGACTGTTTGGAAAG ATAATACCAGATAAGTGCAAGTATGAAGTATTGTCAACCAAAATTGAGATCCGTCTTGCAAAAGCTGATATAATCACATGGCCCTCCCTCGAACACGGCAAAGGGCCAGTGGTTTTGCCAAAGCCTAATGTCTCATCAg AGGTTTCACAGAGACTAGCTTATCCTTCTTCTAAGAAAGTTAAGGACTGGGACAAGCTGGAAGCTGAAGTGAAGAAACAG GAAAAGGATGAGAAGCTTGAAGGAGACGCAGCTTTGAACAAATTCTTCCGTGATATATACTCGAATGCGGATGAGGATATGAGGCGAGCGATGAGCAAATCATTT GTGGAATCGAATGGGACAGTTCTGTCAACAAACTGGCAAGAGGTTGGGACTAAGAAAATCGAGAGCACTCCTCCGGACGGCATGGAGCTCAAGAAATGGGAG